In Aegilops tauschii subsp. strangulata cultivar AL8/78 chromosome 3, Aet v6.0, whole genome shotgun sequence, one genomic interval encodes:
- the LOC141020757 gene encoding B3 domain-containing protein Os03g0620400-like, producing MVLTANVNEEPATDGEEISPSGHENAGDSDDSEGASEPLFVAPDRPRLTDAQKKKVLEKVHAIGSESLPICVIVMNNTSVRLCKSSNSSNSSGPYLTFSKQYVSRYLEKQYFTRHHAKKNVISLVLEREGGSRRWHTELRLGNNRPMIVKGWTSFARDNRLQVDDLCLFKLMRNEETLKMMVYIIRRKKCLA from the exons ATGGTCTTGACAGCCAATGTTAATGAGGAACCAGCTACCGATG GTGAAGAGATCTCACCTTCTGGTCATGAAAATGCTGGAGATTCTGACGATTCCGAGGGAGCTTCTGAGCCTCTCTTTGTGGCACCAGATAGACCTCGTCTGACGGATGCGCAGAAGAAGAAAGTATTGGAGAAAGTTCATGCTATTGGCTCAGAGTCTCTGCCCATCTGTGTCATCGTCATGAACAATACTAGTGTCCGTCTATGCAAATCCAGCAACAGTAGCAACTCCAGCGGCCCCTACCTA ACCTTCAGCAAGCAGTATGTGTCAAGGTATCTTGAAAAACAGTACTTTACTAGGCATCACGCAAAGAAGAATGTCATAAGTTTGGTGCTTGAACGGGAGGGGGGCAGTAGGAGGTGGCACACGGAGCTGCGACTAGGGAATAACCGCCCGATGATCGTTAAAGGATGGACGTCTTTTGCACGCGACAACCGCCTACAGGTGGATGACCTCTGCCTCTTTAAGCTGATGCGGAATGAAGAGACGCTGAAGATGATGGTCTACATCATTCGCCGTAAGAAGTGCTTAGCTTGA
- the LOC109784518 gene encoding B3 domain-containing protein_Os12g40080-like, protein MKLREAGRRRLLWDMDVVFDADGHMYLGHGWKQFAQAHDLRLGHFLVLSYDGHDVLTVKVFDGSMCRRDYQYDDDATNSSSDSGNTLYGTSGDSGNTLGVSKMSNPCDSDGSQKERSYSSEELSAEDSLSADNSVESANLRMLSNNYVVSMQCYLTKAQKVKIDALIEKIKPKFTVLVVQMKKSNIERHTLF, encoded by the exons ATGAAGCTCCGGGAGGCTGGGCGCCGGCGCCTCTTGTGGGACATGGATGTGGTGTTCGACGCCGACGGCCACATGTATTTGGGGCACGGGTGGAAGCAGTTCGCCCAGGCTCATGACCTTCGGCTCGGGCACTTCCTCGTCTTAAGCTACGACGGCCACGACGTGCTCACCGTGAAGGTGTTCGACGGGAGCATGTGCCGCAGGGACTATCAGTATGACGACGATGCCA CCAACAGCAGCAGCGACAGTGGCAACACCTTGTACGGGACCAGCGGCGACAGTGGCAATACCTTG GGTGTATCCAAGATGAGTAATCCATGCGATTCAGATGGAAGCCAGAAGGAAAGATCTTATTCTTCTGAGGAATTGTCAG CAGAAGACAGTCTATCTGCAGACAATTCTGTGGAGTCAGCTAATCTACGAATGCTTTCGAATAACTATGTCGTATCAATGCAATGCTATCTTACAAAAGCACAGAAGGTGaaaatagatgcgcttatagaaaAAATTAAACCTAAATTTACAGTGCTAGTTGTGCAGATGAAGAAGTCAAACATAGAACGGCATACCCTG TTTTAG
- the LOC109784517 gene encoding B3 domain-containing protein Os03g0619600-like gives MEELSGFGCFEFFIIILPNFLKKLRLPDKFVAVHDGREPRKVKLREAGCPHRLWDVEVVFGADRHMYLRRGWEQFARAHDLRLGHFLVLSYDDRKAMLTVKVFDGSMCRRHYQHGDFADESVQLNDLQMPSKDYFLSGKCDLTVAQKAKIHEFIAEIRPKIPVFIVLIKKSNIDRRGTLGISKDYALKYFPSEDTNIILQLPRKNKAWKCRLHIRPSGMSNPGRRSLNWCPFARDNDVREGDIFLFQPMTNVKQSRFLVTVHLLHNAALDHSPCGRTYIGSNPGSTSTKMGGVKEEPPTDGEEYSSEHEEHEVSEDSERASEPLFILADRASLSPEQNLKCLDKVEEIKFKPPFYVAIMSKSSVCQRGSRCSAKLHFGSQYAATYLVQKFAAGLHREKNSSISLVLQREGKSRSWPTKLQCKYRMGDTCNQMTYLNGWTSFARDNHLRVGDICLFKLMDNEEQLSMMVYIVRR, from the exons ATGGAAGAACTGTCAGGTTTTGGATGTTTTGAGTTCTTCATTATCATACTTCCTAATTTCTTGAAGAAACTG AGGCTTCCTGATAAGTTCGTGGCGGTGCACGACGGCCGTGAGCCCCGGAAAGTGAAGCTGCGGGAGGCCGGGTGCCCACATCGCTTGTGGGATGTCGAAGTAGTGTTCGGCGCCGACCGTCACATGTACCTGAGGCGCGGCTGGGAGCAGTTCGCCCGCGCTCATGATCTGCGGCTCGGGCACTTCCTCGTCTTAAGCTATGACGACCGCAAAGCCATGCTCACGGTGAAGGTGTTCGATGGAAGCATGTGTCGCAGGCACTACCAGCATGGCGATTTTGCAG ATGAGTCTGTGCAGTTGAATGATCTTCAGATGCCCTCGAAGGATTATTTCTTATCAGGGAAATGTGATCTTACAGTAGCACAGAAGGCAAAAATACATGAATTCATCGCTGAAATTCGACCTAAAATTCCAGTGTTTATTGTACTGATAAAGAAGAGCAATATAGACCGGCGCGGTACTCTG GGGATATCTAAGGATTATGCTCTCAAATACTTTCCAAGTGAAGATACAAATATCATTCTCCAGCTGCCTAGGAAGAACAAGGCTTGGAAATGCAGATTGCATATCAGGCCATCCGGCATGTCTAATCCAGGTCGGCGCAGCCTTAATTGGTGCCCCTTTGCCCGTGACAATGATGTGAGGGAGGGTGATATCTTCCTCTTTCAACCAATGACAAACGTGAAGCAGAGTAGATTCCTAGTGACAGTACATCTACTCCACAATGCGGCTCTTGATCATTCCCCTTGTGGAAGAACCTACATTGGCTCAAATCCTGGAAGTACAAGTACCAAGATGGGCGGTGTGAAGGAGGAACCACCCACCGATG GTGAAGAGTACTCTTCAGAACATGAAGAGCATGAAGTCTCTGAGGATTCCGAGAGAGCTTCTGAGCCTCTCTTCATCCTGGCTGACAGAGCTTCTCTATCACCAGAACAGAACTTGAAATGTCTGGACAAAGTTGAGGAGATTAAGTTCAAACCGCCCTTTTATGTTGCCATCATGAGCAAAAGCAGTGTGTGTCAGCGTGGCAGCCGATGTTCTGCGAAGCTA CACTTTGGCTCTCAGTATGCGGCCACATATCTAGTTCAGAAGTTTGCTGCTGGCCTTCATCGTGAAAAGAATAGTTCAATCAGTTTGGTGCTTCAGCGGGAGGGTAAGAGCAGATCATGGCCTACCAAGCTGCAATGTAAGTATCGCATGGGAGACACTTGCAATCAGATGACCTATCTCAATGGATGGACATCTTTTGCCCGCGACAACCACCTGCGGGTGGGGGACATCTGTCTCTTCAAGCTGATGGATAATGAGGAGCAGCTGAGTATGATGGTATACATCGTCCGCCGCTAG